The Fortiea contorta PCC 7126 genome has a segment encoding these proteins:
- a CDS encoding Uma2 family endonuclease — protein MNQTISNKVRWTTSDLELLTTDEWKRYEIIDGELFVTRAPHWKHQRTAGNIHLELEIWSRSSQIGEPIITPGIIFTEADNVIPDVVWISHQRLAQLLDDEGHLKGAPELIVEVLSPGATNERRDREAKLKLYSTTGVKEYWIANWQLQQLEVYHREATQLKLVATLLADDEITSPLLPSFGVRVQRFFV, from the coding sequence ATGAACCAAACAATCTCTAACAAAGTCCGTTGGACAACCTCAGACTTAGAATTACTAACAACTGATGAATGGAAACGCTATGAAATTATTGACGGAGAACTATTTGTGACTAGAGCGCCTCACTGGAAACATCAGCGAACTGCTGGCAATATTCATTTGGAATTAGAAATTTGGTCTCGCTCCAGTCAAATAGGTGAACCTATCATTACCCCCGGCATAATTTTTACAGAGGCTGATAATGTTATACCGGATGTAGTTTGGATCAGTCATCAGCGGTTAGCACAGTTGCTAGATGACGAAGGACATTTGAAAGGAGCGCCAGAACTGATTGTAGAAGTACTTTCTCCTGGCGCGACTAATGAACGTCGAGATCGAGAAGCGAAACTAAAGCTATACTCAACAACGGGAGTTAAAGAATATTGGATTGCCAATTGGCAATTACAGCAGTTAGAAGTTTATCACCGAGAAGCTACCCAATTGAAATTAGTCGCAACCTTGCTCGCTGATGACGAAATCACATCACCACTTTTACCAAGCTTTGGCGTCCGAGTTCAGCGCTTTTTTGTGTAG
- a CDS encoding sulfurtransferase TusA family protein, whose amino-acid sequence MSLSSVSSPDAQLDLRGTPCPINFVRTKLRLEKMPAGGLLEVWLDPGEPIEQVPDSLTMAGYQVEQIVDCTGYFSLLVRRPVTDA is encoded by the coding sequence ATGAGTTTATCTTCTGTCTCATCTCCTGATGCTCAACTTGACTTGCGTGGTACTCCTTGTCCCATTAATTTTGTGCGGACAAAACTCCGTTTGGAAAAAATGCCCGCTGGGGGTCTACTGGAAGTTTGGTTAGACCCCGGTGAGCCAATTGAGCAGGTTCCTGATAGTCTGACGATGGCTGGTTATCAGGTGGAACAAATTGTAGATTGTACTGGCTATTTTTCCTTGCTGGTACGCCGTCCTGTTACAGACGCATGA
- the dnaJ gene encoding molecular chaperone DnaJ yields MARDYYEILGVSRDADKEELKQAYRRLARKYHPDVNKEPGAEERFKEINRAYEVLSEPETRERYNRFGEAGVSGAAAGYQDVGDMGGFADIFESIFSGFAGGMGGPTQRRRSGPVRGDDLRLDLKLDFREAVFGGEKEIRISHLETCETCGGSGAKPGTRPRTCSTCSGSGQVRRVTRTPFGSFTQVSTCPTCNGTGTMIEDKCDACDGKGTNQVAKKLKITIPAGVDNGTRLRISQEGDAGQRSGPPGDLYVYLFVNEDEEFHRDGINILSEIKISYLQAILGCRFEVETVDGPVELTIPAGTQPNTVMKLENRGVPRLGNPVSRGDHMLTVLIDIPNKVTPEERELLEKLAKIKGDRTGKGGLEGFLGNLFKS; encoded by the coding sequence ATGGCCCGCGACTATTATGAAATTCTGGGTGTCTCTCGTGACGCCGACAAAGAAGAACTAAAACAAGCTTACCGCCGTTTAGCCCGGAAGTATCACCCTGATGTGAACAAAGAACCGGGTGCGGAGGAACGTTTTAAGGAAATTAACCGCGCTTATGAGGTGCTTTCAGAGCCAGAAACCAGAGAGCGGTATAACCGTTTTGGTGAAGCTGGAGTTTCAGGTGCGGCTGCTGGCTATCAAGATGTGGGCGATATGGGTGGTTTCGCTGACATCTTTGAGAGCATTTTCAGCGGCTTCGCTGGTGGTATGGGTGGCCCGACACAAAGACGACGCAGTGGGCCCGTCAGGGGTGATGATTTACGGCTAGACCTGAAGTTAGATTTTCGGGAAGCGGTGTTTGGCGGTGAAAAGGAAATCCGTATTTCCCATCTAGAAACTTGTGAGACTTGCGGCGGTTCTGGTGCAAAGCCAGGAACCCGTCCGAGGACTTGTTCTACTTGTAGCGGATCTGGTCAGGTACGGCGTGTTACCAGGACGCCTTTCGGTAGCTTTACCCAAGTTTCCACTTGTCCCACTTGCAATGGGACGGGAACGATGATTGAAGATAAGTGCGATGCTTGTGATGGTAAAGGCACAAATCAAGTAGCGAAGAAACTGAAAATTACAATTCCGGCTGGAGTAGATAATGGGACACGTTTGCGAATCTCCCAAGAGGGAGACGCAGGTCAACGCAGCGGCCCACCTGGAGATTTGTATGTCTATTTGTTTGTCAATGAAGATGAGGAATTCCACCGCGATGGCATTAACATTCTCTCAGAAATCAAGATTAGCTATCTACAAGCGATTTTAGGTTGTCGTTTCGAGGTGGAAACGGTGGATGGGCCAGTAGAATTGACTATTCCCGCCGGTACTCAACCAAATACAGTGATGAAGTTGGAAAATCGCGGTGTACCACGTTTGGGTAATCCTGTCAGCCGTGGTGATCACATGTTGACAGTATTAATTGATATTCCTAACAAAGTGACTCCGGAAGAGAGAGAATTGTTAGAGAAGCTGGCGAAAATAAAAGGCGATCGCACTGGTAAAGGTGGTCTGGAAGGATTCTTGGGAAATCTGTTTAAGTCATGA
- the serA gene encoding phosphoglycerate dehydrogenase, which yields MSKVLVSDPIDQAGIDILSQVASVDVKTGLKPAELVEIIGEYDALMIRSGTRVTQEIIEAGTQLKIIGRAGVGVDNVDVPAATRRGIVVVNSPEGNTIAAAEHAIAMILALSRHIPDANASVKRGEWDRKTFVGAEVYKKTLGIVGLGKIGSHVAAVAKAMGMKLLAFDPFISTERAEQIGCQLVDLDLLIQQADYITLHIPKTPETTHLINATTLAKMKPTARIINCARGGIIDEAALAAAIQQGTIAGAALDVFESEPLGESELRSLGKEAILTPHLGASTAEAQVNVAIDVAEQIRDVLLGLPARSAVNIPGLGPDVLEELKPYMQLAETLGNLVGQLAGGRVELLNVRLQGELATNKSQPLVVASLKGLLYQALRERVNYVNASIEAKERGIRVIETRDASARDYAGSLHLEATGTLGTHSVTGALLGEKEIHLTDVDGFPINVPPSKYMLFTLHRDMPGIIGKLGSLLGSFNVNIASMQVGRKIVRGDAVMALSIDDPLPDGILSEIIKVPGIRDAYTVTL from the coding sequence ATGTCTAAGGTTCTCGTCTCCGATCCTATTGACCAAGCTGGGATTGATATCCTATCCCAAGTTGCTAGTGTTGACGTTAAGACAGGTTTAAAACCGGCGGAACTGGTAGAAATTATTGGCGAGTATGACGCGCTGATGATTCGCTCTGGTACCCGCGTAACTCAAGAAATCATTGAAGCCGGTACACAGTTAAAAATTATCGGTCGTGCTGGTGTGGGTGTAGATAATGTAGATGTGCCGGCGGCGACACGTCGCGGAATTGTTGTTGTTAATTCTCCTGAGGGTAACACGATCGCCGCCGCTGAACATGCGATCGCCATGATTTTGGCTTTATCTCGCCACATCCCGGATGCGAATGCTTCTGTGAAACGGGGTGAGTGGGATCGCAAAACTTTTGTGGGTGCAGAAGTTTATAAAAAAACTCTCGGTATCGTCGGTTTGGGAAAAATTGGCTCCCATGTGGCTGCGGTTGCTAAGGCTATGGGGATGAAGCTACTAGCTTTCGATCCCTTTATTTCCACAGAACGCGCCGAACAAATTGGTTGTCAGCTGGTCGATTTAGATTTACTCATCCAGCAAGCAGACTATATCACCCTGCATATCCCCAAAACTCCAGAAACTACCCACCTAATCAACGCCACTACCTTGGCGAAGATGAAACCCACAGCCCGCATTATTAATTGCGCTCGCGGTGGGATCATCGATGAAGCGGCTTTGGCTGCAGCAATTCAACAAGGTACGATCGCTGGGGCGGCTTTAGATGTATTTGAATCAGAGCCACTGGGCGAATCAGAATTGCGATCGCTCGGTAAAGAAGCCATCCTCACCCCCCATCTAGGCGCTTCCACTGCGGAAGCACAGGTGAATGTCGCCATTGATGTAGCCGAACAAATCCGCGATGTGCTCTTGGGACTACCCGCACGTTCTGCTGTCAACATTCCCGGACTCGGCCCCGATGTGTTAGAAGAACTCAAACCATACATGCAATTGGCGGAAACTTTGGGAAACCTAGTAGGTCAATTGGCTGGCGGTCGAGTAGAATTACTCAACGTCAGATTGCAAGGTGAACTAGCCACCAACAAAAGTCAGCCTCTGGTAGTAGCGTCCCTCAAAGGTCTACTTTACCAAGCATTGCGGGAACGGGTAAACTACGTCAACGCCAGCATTGAAGCCAAAGAACGCGGAATTCGGGTGATTGAAACACGAGATGCTTCCGCCCGCGACTACGCCGGTTCTCTGCACCTAGAAGCCACAGGTACTCTGGGAACTCATTCTGTCACTGGCGCGCTGTTAGGTGAAAAAGAAATTCACCTCACCGACGTGGACGGCTTCCCGATCAACGTCCCACCCAGCAAGTATATGCTGTTCACCCTACACCGAGATATGCCAGGAATTATTGGTAAACTCGGTTCCCTCCTGGGCAGTTTTAACGTCAATATTGCCAGTATGCAAGTAGGACGAAAAATCGTCCGTGGTGACGCGGTAATGGCGCTGAGTATCGATGATCCTTTACCGGATGGCATTTTGTCAGAAATTATCAAAGTGCCAGGAATTAGGGACGCATACACAGTCACTCTTTAA
- the rsgA gene encoding small ribosomal subunit biogenesis GTPase RsgA, producing the protein MNGEGVLATEQLVGTVLAVQANFYKVQLDHNDGENVVLNSPYPLILLCTRRTRLKKIGQQVMVGDRVVVEQPDWAGGRGAIAEVLSRQAQLDRPPIANVNQILLVFAVADPPLEPLQLSRFLIKAESTGVDVILCLNKSDLISPEVQQQISDRLLAWGYQPVFISVSNRLNIHEVAGYLNQKITVVAGPSGVGKSSLINTLIPDANLRVGEVSGKLARGRHTTRHVELFELPDGGLLADTPGFNQPDLDCTPEELIYYFPEARERLAAGSCRFNDCIHRDEPECVVRGEWERYEHYLEFLDDAIAYQTHLHQQADPESTLKLKSKSKGQNQYEPKLETKKYRRVSRKTQQQALQDLYQDNEE; encoded by the coding sequence ATGAACGGGGAAGGGGTTTTAGCCACTGAGCAGTTAGTGGGTACAGTGTTGGCTGTGCAAGCTAATTTTTATAAGGTGCAGCTAGATCACAATGATGGGGAAAATGTAGTTTTGAATTCTCCCTATCCGCTGATCCTCCTTTGTACGCGCAGAACCCGCTTGAAAAAAATTGGCCAGCAGGTGATGGTGGGCGATCGCGTAGTCGTAGAGCAGCCAGATTGGGCTGGAGGACGGGGGGCGATCGCTGAGGTTTTATCCCGTCAAGCACAGTTGGATCGACCGCCAATCGCCAATGTAAACCAAATCCTGCTGGTTTTTGCTGTGGCTGACCCACCTTTAGAACCATTACAGTTGAGTCGGTTTCTGATTAAGGCTGAGTCTACGGGTGTGGATGTGATTTTATGTTTGAATAAGAGTGATTTAATCTCGCCGGAAGTTCAGCAACAAATTAGCGATCGCTTATTGGCTTGGGGTTATCAACCAGTATTTATTAGTGTCAGCAATCGACTCAATATTCATGAAGTGGCTGGTTATCTCAATCAGAAAATTACTGTGGTTGCTGGGCCTTCCGGTGTGGGTAAATCTAGTTTAATTAATACACTCATTCCTGACGCTAATTTGCGAGTGGGTGAAGTTTCTGGTAAATTAGCTCGTGGTCGTCACACTACTCGCCATGTAGAGTTATTTGAATTACCTGATGGTGGTTTGTTAGCAGATACTCCCGGTTTTAATCAACCAGACCTTGATTGTACCCCTGAAGAATTAATTTATTATTTTCCCGAAGCGAGAGAGCGGTTAGCAGCAGGTAGTTGTCGATTTAATGATTGCATCCATAGAGACGAGCCTGAGTGTGTGGTGCGGGGAGAGTGGGAAAGATATGAGCATTATTTAGAATTTTTGGATGATGCGATCGCTTATCAAACTCATCTGCATCAACAAGCTGATCCTGAATCTACTCTTAAATTAAAAAGCAAAAGCAAAGGGCAAAATCAATACGAACCCAAGCTAGAAACTAAGAAATATCGCCGTGTGTCTCGGAAAACTCAACAGCAAGCCTTGCAAGATTTGTATCAGGATAACGAGGAATGA
- the prmA gene encoding 50S ribosomal protein L11 methyltransferase: MANTWWELQILCEPDLEDSIFWRLENFGCRGTASESKGNSSLVRGYLPSFQAQLLDLAALSLWLRQDALCVGLSVPSLHWQLIDEEDWASSWKQYWSPQEIGDRFLINPAWLPPPENSSRLVIRLDPGVAFGTGNHATTQLCLESLEMRLTDLPASGADGNSQKEPVIIADIGCGSGILSVGALLLGAETAYAVDTDPLAVQSTFSNRALNDISPERLIAAEGSVEILPQLVGKPVDGIVCNILANVIIELVPQMSAIAKPSTWAIFSGILLEQSKAVADVLEENGWVVATLWKRKEWCCLNVRRS; this comes from the coding sequence ATGGCAAACACTTGGTGGGAATTACAGATTTTATGTGAACCAGACCTAGAAGATTCTATCTTTTGGCGACTGGAGAATTTCGGCTGTCGGGGTACGGCGAGTGAAAGCAAAGGTAATTCATCGTTGGTCAGGGGTTATTTGCCGAGTTTTCAAGCCCAGTTACTAGATTTGGCGGCGTTGTCTCTATGGCTGCGACAAGATGCGCTGTGTGTGGGGCTTTCTGTGCCTAGCTTACATTGGCAATTAATTGATGAGGAAGATTGGGCTAGTAGCTGGAAGCAGTATTGGTCGCCTCAGGAAATAGGCGATCGCTTTTTGATCAATCCCGCATGGCTACCACCACCGGAAAATTCCTCGCGGCTGGTGATTCGTCTCGATCCCGGTGTCGCATTTGGTACAGGAAATCATGCGACAACTCAGTTGTGTTTGGAATCTCTGGAAATGCGCTTGACTGATTTACCTGCATCTGGCGCGGATGGGAATAGCCAAAAAGAACCTGTAATTATTGCAGATATTGGCTGCGGTTCTGGTATCCTTTCGGTAGGAGCATTACTACTGGGAGCAGAAACAGCTTATGCAGTAGATACTGATCCCCTAGCGGTGCAGTCAACATTCAGTAACCGCGCCCTCAATGATATTAGTCCAGAACGCTTGATAGCCGCCGAAGGCAGCGTCGAGATTTTGCCGCAACTGGTGGGAAAACCAGTAGATGGTATCGTTTGCAATATTTTAGCGAATGTGATTATTGAGTTAGTGCCGCAAATGAGTGCGATCGCCAAACCCTCAACTTGGGCTATTTTCAGTGGTATCTTACTTGAACAATCCAAAGCTGTAGCTGATGTCTTAGAGGAAAACGGCTGGGTGGTTGCTACCCTGTGGAAACGGAAAGAGTGGTGTTGTTTAAACGTCAGGCGATCGTAA
- a CDS encoding Uma2 family endonuclease, with translation MSQSLATASVADTTEGIIFPPGDIYSDEPPLESDLHREQIEILIRLIKWWWRDRNNFYATGNLTIYFSPNQKKSEEFRGPDFFLVLDTEKKDRKSWVVWQEDGKYPNVIIEMLSDSTAAVDKGLKKQIYQNTFRTPDYFWFDPVSLELRGFHLVDNLYQDITPTESGWLWSQQLELYLAVYSGKLRFFTPDGQLVMLPEEQKDQLLEQKDQLLEQKDQLLEQQRQKAELLAERLRAAGIDPE, from the coding sequence ATGTCTCAATCTCTTGCCACTGCTTCTGTTGCGGATACCACTGAAGGTATAATTTTCCCACCAGGCGATATCTATAGTGACGAACCTCCTTTGGAATCAGATTTACACCGCGAACAGATAGAAATACTGATTCGCCTCATCAAGTGGTGGTGGCGCGATCGCAATAATTTCTATGCTACAGGCAACTTAACTATCTATTTCAGTCCCAATCAAAAAAAATCAGAAGAGTTTCGGGGCCCGGATTTCTTTTTAGTTTTGGATACAGAAAAAAAAGACCGCAAAAGTTGGGTAGTGTGGCAAGAAGACGGTAAATACCCCAACGTGATTATCGAAATGTTATCTGATTCTACTGCCGCAGTGGATAAAGGCTTGAAAAAGCAGATATATCAGAATACATTCCGCACACCAGATTACTTTTGGTTTGATCCAGTAAGCTTAGAATTGCGAGGATTTCACTTAGTAGATAATCTATATCAAGACATTACACCTACTGAGTCAGGTTGGTTGTGGAGTCAGCAGTTAGAGCTGTATTTGGCGGTATATTCGGGCAAATTACGCTTTTTTACCCCAGATGGGCAGTTGGTGATGTTACCAGAAGAACAAAAAGACCAATTGCTAGAACAAAAAGACCAATTGCTAGAACAAAAAGACCAATTGCTAGAACAGCAACGTCAAAAAGCTGAACTTTTAGCAGAACGCTTGCGAGCCGCAGGTATTGACCCTGAGTAG
- a CDS encoding DUF4351 domain-containing protein, with protein MSFDNLCKLLSEKHPATFASWVLGTPQTGVTVLKTELSIEPIRADYVTFLQLEGRILHLEFQTKLESTPPLPLRMLDYWVRLYRLYRLPITQVVVLLLPPAPGTVIETAFNIETTRHEYRVICMWEENPELFLNDEALLPLAPLAATTQPQALLQQVVERVNQIEPEQRSQISAYTQILAGLKYKKDLIRNLFREGMMRESVIYQEILAEGEQRGEQRGEQRERSLILRLLTRRLGELPQQVREQIETLSIEQLENLGEALLDFQAPADLEAWLATLQ; from the coding sequence ATGTCCTTCGACAACCTGTGCAAACTACTTTCCGAGAAACATCCCGCAACCTTTGCCAGTTGGGTATTAGGAACACCTCAAACTGGTGTCACAGTCCTGAAAACCGAATTGAGCATTGAACCGATTCGCGCTGATTACGTCACATTCCTACAATTAGAAGGGCGTATTCTCCATCTGGAATTTCAAACCAAACTCGAATCGACACCACCCTTACCTTTGCGGATGCTCGATTACTGGGTAAGGTTGTATCGTTTATATCGTCTACCAATCACGCAAGTTGTCGTCTTATTGCTTCCTCCCGCACCAGGAACAGTCATAGAAACTGCCTTCAACATCGAAACCACCCGTCACGAATATCGTGTGATTTGCATGTGGGAAGAAAATCCCGAACTATTCCTCAATGACGAGGCTTTGTTACCTTTAGCACCGCTAGCCGCAACCACCCAACCGCAAGCCTTGTTGCAACAAGTTGTGGAACGAGTCAATCAAATAGAGCCAGAACAGCGATCGCAAATCTCTGCTTACACCCAAATATTGGCAGGGTTAAAATACAAAAAGGACTTGATTAGAAACTTATTTCGGGAGGGTATGATGCGCGAGTCAGTGATTTATCAAGAAATTCTTGCTGAAGGTGAACAACGAGGTGAACAACGAGGTGAACAACGAGAAAGATCGCTCATTCTCCGACTGCTAACTCGTCGCCTGGGAGAATTACCCCAACAAGTGCGTGAGCAAATTGAGACACTCTCTATTGAACAATTAGAAAACCTTGGTGAAGCATTGTTGGATTTTCAGGCTCCAGCCGATTTAGAAGCTTGGTTGGCTACATTACAGTAG
- a CDS encoding TonB-dependent siderophore receptor, which produces MSRVKRFAMVAGVVSVLLAQPVQAQVKESSAQMLVQSTPAQEIVQVTGVKANPTDKGVEVILQTAKGQQLQLVNRSAGNSFITDIPNAQLKLPNGDTFTFRSEKPLAGITEITVINFDNATIRVTVTGEATAPTVELFDDDAGLVFAVASQTTAMQPPETPPVEQKPENQTPQETPSAEGDEPIELVVTGERDGYRVPNSSVGTRTDTPLRDIPQSIQVIPQQVLRDQRADVNSALRNTPSVRDGAPTNFDAVRIQVRGFFSPLAVDGIVSRIGNGTGANIGPDLTGIDRIDVLLGPSSILFGSSSPGGTVNFVTKQPLRDPYYFAEATVGSFDFYRGEADFSGPLDDDKKVLYRLNASYRDQGFFTQFSRTRNLVIAPVISFALGENTNLSIDGTYKDFSQDNGNLGIPAVGTILPNPNGQIPHDRITNEGKLDAIQGRIGYKLEHQFSENWSVSNAFRYDSVDYTYNLTFPQGLTPDNRSQRRLNLDNSDLYNQYSMLTNVVGKFSTGSIKHQLLFGFDLGRYESAFISTTRAAAPIDLFNPVFGQPLGAITSRTNTSSTLDELGILVQDQITFTDNLKLLIGGRFDTFTQTDRNFITNSETSQSGEAFSPRVGIVYQPIPPVSLYANYTRSFQPAIGRAFDGSVFQPTRGTQYEIGVKTDINDRLSTTLALYDITQSNVLTSDPANLGFSVQTGEINSQGIELSLTGEILPGWNIFASYAYNDTRISNDNNPNLVGNRVQRTSPNNASLWTTYEFQQGNLQGLGLGLGLFYVGDRAGDNANSFTVPGYLTTDAAIFYKQNQFRAAINIKNLFNVDYFEGVFSRDRVFYGAPFTVQGTISWTF; this is translated from the coding sequence ATGTCAAGAGTGAAAAGATTTGCAATGGTTGCGGGTGTCGTATCGGTTCTGTTAGCTCAACCCGTACAAGCACAGGTCAAAGAGTCAAGCGCGCAGATGTTAGTCCAGTCAACACCTGCTCAAGAAATTGTGCAAGTGACGGGAGTTAAAGCTAATCCCACCGATAAGGGTGTGGAAGTAATTTTACAAACCGCTAAAGGACAACAATTGCAACTGGTGAATCGCAGTGCGGGAAACAGCTTTATCACCGATATTCCCAATGCTCAACTCAAGTTACCCAATGGCGATACATTCACCTTCCGCTCAGAAAAACCCCTGGCGGGAATTACTGAAATAACGGTAATAAATTTTGATAATGCAACTATCCGCGTCACGGTTACAGGTGAAGCGACAGCACCAACAGTTGAGTTATTTGATGATGATGCAGGGCTGGTTTTTGCGGTAGCATCACAGACAACGGCGATGCAACCACCAGAAACACCACCAGTCGAACAAAAGCCAGAAAACCAGACACCGCAGGAGACACCATCGGCTGAGGGTGATGAGCCGATTGAGTTGGTGGTAACAGGTGAGCGAGATGGCTATCGCGTACCGAATAGTTCTGTGGGTACACGCACCGATACACCACTGCGCGACATTCCCCAATCGATTCAAGTCATCCCCCAACAAGTGCTGCGTGATCAGCGTGCTGATGTTAATAGCGCACTTCGTAATACTCCCAGTGTTCGTGATGGCGCTCCCACTAACTTTGATGCTGTACGGATTCAGGTGAGAGGATTTTTTAGTCCACTTGCGGTGGATGGAATCGTTTCTAGAATAGGGAATGGTACAGGTGCTAATATAGGCCCTGACCTGACAGGAATTGACAGAATTGATGTTCTTTTAGGCCCAAGCTCAATTCTATTTGGCTCATCATCGCCGGGTGGAACAGTTAACTTTGTCACTAAGCAACCTCTACGCGATCCTTACTACTTTGCTGAAGCAACTGTGGGAAGTTTTGATTTTTATCGTGGTGAAGCGGATTTTTCCGGCCCTCTTGATGATGATAAGAAAGTACTTTATCGGTTGAACGCATCTTATCGAGATCAAGGTTTTTTCACTCAATTTAGCAGAACTAGAAACTTAGTAATTGCACCAGTCATTAGTTTTGCATTGGGGGAAAACACTAACCTGAGCATTGATGGAACTTATAAAGACTTCTCTCAGGATAATGGTAATCTGGGAATACCTGCCGTTGGAACAATCTTGCCTAATCCCAATGGTCAAATACCCCATGACCGCATTACAAATGAAGGTAAATTAGATGCCATACAGGGAAGAATTGGCTACAAGCTAGAGCATCAATTCAGTGAAAATTGGTCAGTCAGCAACGCATTTCGCTACGATTCTGTTGATTACACCTACAATCTTACATTTCCTCAAGGTCTGACACCTGATAATCGTAGTCAGCGGAGGCTGAACCTGGATAACAGCGACCTGTATAATCAATACAGTATGCTTACTAATGTCGTTGGTAAATTTTCGACAGGTTCAATTAAGCACCAGTTATTATTCGGGTTTGATTTAGGTAGATACGAGAGTGCGTTTATATCTACGACTAGGGCGGCTGCACCTATTGATTTATTCAATCCTGTTTTTGGTCAACCATTGGGAGCGATTACATCCAGAACTAATACTAGTAGCACGCTAGATGAACTTGGTATCTTAGTGCAGGATCAGATTACATTCACAGATAACTTAAAATTGCTTATTGGTGGGCGATTTGACACATTCACTCAAACTGACAGAAATTTCATTACGAATAGCGAGACTAGTCAATCAGGTGAGGCTTTTAGTCCCCGTGTAGGCATTGTCTATCAGCCAATTCCCCCTGTTTCTCTCTACGCAAACTATACTAGATCGTTTCAGCCAGCGATTGGTAGAGCTTTTGATGGTAGTGTTTTTCAACCCACTAGAGGTACACAGTATGAAATTGGGGTAAAAACAGATATAAATGATCGGCTCTCGACGACATTAGCTTTGTATGACATTACTCAATCAAATGTCTTAACTAGCGATCCGGCAAATCTGGGTTTCTCAGTGCAAACTGGTGAGATCAATAGTCAAGGAATTGAACTGAGTTTGACTGGAGAAATTTTACCTGGGTGGAACATTTTTGCCAGCTACGCTTATAATGACACACGCATTAGCAACGACAACAACCCAAATCTGGTTGGGAACCGTGTGCAAAGAACTAGCCCCAACAACGCCAGTTTATGGACAACATATGAATTTCAACAAGGGAATTTGCAAGGTTTAGGATTGGGTTTAGGACTGTTTTATGTGGGCGATCGCGCAGGTGATAATGCTAATTCATTCACAGTTCCCGGCTATCTCACTACCGATGCAGCTATCTTCTACAAACAAAACCAGTTTCGTGCTGCGATTAATATCAAAAACCTCTTCAACGTAGATTACTTTGAAGGTGTTTTCAGCCGCGATCGTGTCTTTTATGGTGCGCCATTCACAGTCCAAGGAACTATTTCTTGGACGTTCTAA
- a CDS encoding AraC family transcriptional regulator has protein sequence MTITMSHQAYRELWQEIEETSQHCDPSDPLDVIWKYPKQIGQGYIRCIELRAGLEIEIFDCCLRDRLILEIPEHLNWLKYHFHLFGQHEDKYTIVGNKEYAVYGSGFAPKDRNDGPEQQALEVTVFIHPDILHSFISNSTGQLPTALQQLIRPMEQECYTRVATVTPAIEAVLWQIVRCPYLGIPKRMFLESKALELVSMMLDEEIEINTGDRPITQPLKPGTIDRIHYAQSLLQKNLHNPPSLVDLARQAKLNECTLKRGFRQVFGTTVFGYLHDYRLEQARQLLEIGDKKVTDVAETVGFASRSYFATAFKKKFGLNPKDYQQQNGCV, from the coding sequence ATGACGATTACGATGTCTCATCAAGCTTACAGGGAACTGTGGCAGGAAATAGAGGAAACATCTCAACACTGTGATCCATCTGATCCATTGGATGTAATCTGGAAATACCCAAAACAGATTGGACAGGGATATATTCGGTGCATCGAATTACGTGCAGGATTGGAGATAGAAATTTTCGATTGTTGTCTGCGCGATCGCCTCATCCTGGAAATACCCGAACACCTTAACTGGCTAAAATATCACTTTCACCTCTTCGGGCAGCATGAGGATAAATACACAATTGTGGGTAATAAAGAATACGCAGTTTATGGCAGTGGTTTTGCTCCCAAAGATCGGAATGACGGCCCGGAGCAACAGGCGCTAGAAGTGACAGTGTTTATCCATCCTGACATTCTACACTCCTTCATCAGCAACTCTACTGGACAACTACCAACGGCACTCCAGCAACTAATTCGACCAATGGAACAGGAATGTTATACCCGTGTAGCAACAGTCACTCCGGCGATAGAGGCTGTGCTATGGCAAATTGTGCGGTGTCCTTACTTAGGAATTCCTAAACGGATGTTTTTGGAGAGTAAAGCTTTGGAATTGGTTAGTATGATGCTGGACGAGGAAATCGAAATTAACACAGGCGATCGCCCCATCACTCAACCCCTCAAACCCGGAACCATAGACCGCATTCACTATGCCCAAAGCTTACTGCAAAAAAATTTGCACAATCCCCCTTCTTTAGTAGACTTAGCAAGACAAGCAAAGCTAAACGAATGCACACTAAAGCGGGGATTTCGTCAAGTATTTGGCACTACTGTTTTTGGTTATTTGCATGATTATCGCTTAGAACAGGCGCGTCAACTATTGGAAATTGGAGATAAAAAGGTGACAGATGTCGCGGAAACAGTTGGCTTTGCTAGCCGCAGCTACTTTGCTACAGCCTTTAAAAAGAAGTTCGGGTTAAACCCTAAAGATTATCAGCAGCAAAACGGTTGTGTTTAG